The genome window ttacatttttagatgaaaataacataattgaTTTATATACACTTGGGTGTTTGTGGTAATAagtttttataaactttttacgTAACTCAGAATAAGCAGGACAtagtaatacaaaatacatttcatCTTCTACATCATTTTTGTCACAAACAGAACAAAGTCTATCGCCTCTGGGAACGGCGTTATAACGGCCAGCTTCAATATGCAGAGAGTGGGCTTGCATGCGATATTTACTCAAcatttgtttagttttagaattcaaaggtttctttaaataaaattgaatttcaaagttatcaacaagatgtttataaatttcacatttagaaGACACGTCAAATGCGCAACGCAGTTCCTGAATAAATCTATCATGCAAGCGCTGATATTGAATACAATTCCAAAAagtgtttttcattttctacaTTCTGAGCAAtccaaatattgttgaaaccaCATCTAcctaaatcatttttttacatCATACAACCAATTAAATTTCTAATTAGGCTTTTTTATAATGACTACAATCGGTATAATTATGTACGGAATGAGCGCAAGATTACCGCCTTGTTGCCAGATTTTCGTTTATTACGTAAAATCACATCAATTTATTATCTCACCGGGCACACAAGATAAAATActattaaatttcaatatatttcgtACATTAATCTTATGTTAGTATATGGGACTAAATCCACAGAAAAACAACTTcttgatatttattgtaaacatgccaaaaagaaaatatgaatgGCTTCTAATGACATTCGTTTTGCATGGACTGTGGGAAATAGACAATTAGCCTACATACACGTAATAAATATTATGACGCCATAGTTAAAGACACCATGACGTCatacttattgttttgattGCATTTCGGGATCGCCCAACTCTAGCCTAGCTACGAGCCTTTATTAACACTTTTTTCTTTTATCTGCGTACAAATCAACCAATATGGGCTGCAAGTTTACTAAAGTTAGAAATCCGAGGTCACGAgatgaagacgagaaaatgtCGGAGATTATCAGCAAGAGTTCAAGTTTCACAGACTCTAAGAAAGATCTGGAATGTCACATTTCACCAGCTACGAGAGACATTGTAGAAAAGTGTCACCAAGCTCTGTCCGCGGCAACTCTGACGGACGATGACGTGATAAGTCTAACCATGTACCCACCAACTTCCATGGACGAATATTCGGATGTACAGAGCATGGACCTCGAAAGTGAAATGGACACCCTATATCATCGTGAGGATTCAGATGATTTAAGGCAAGATGGACTCGGGAGCGAATGTTCATCGATAACAGGAAAAGGTCGGGGTTCCATTACCCTCTCATCAAAAATGTACAACTTCTTCCGAGGGGGAATGCGGAGCAAACAAAACAGCCAAGACGAAGCGTCAAGAGATATTGACACCGCGACAGGATATGAAGATGATGTGTCATCGAGTGGATGGGAAAGATCGCCAACCCCTACACGCCAAGACATGAAGAAAAACATCCTTCAGAGAACAAACAGTAGGCTATGTGACTTGTCACAGATGGTAGCCTCTAAGCGAGGGATCCGTGAGTATGAAGCTCTAGCATTGATTCACGACATTATGGATAAAAGTGAGACGTCTGATCTCGACATAGAAGACGATGGAAGGTCTTCTTCCTCCTCATCCAGCAGTGAGGATTCCATTTGTCCCCCTCAGCGCAACTTCCGGGTTTTAGCCAGACCCAATGCCGCAAGAGGAACCAGGACCATCGCCAACGCGACTCAAGATCTGGCGGATATGGCCAACCGTATCGTAGAATTTGAAGCAGAAGTCGAGAACCTTATTGACAAGCATGCAGTGGCTACCAGAGATTACCGAAACAGGCAACTTCGACCACTGGTAAGTATTGTTTACAGCCATTCAAATTACGTGATAAATACTAATACAGATATTTATAGGCTCCTTGTGtagtatcaaaattaaattcttATTACGGAACATTGTTTGTCCTCAGGGAGCACGTGGGCCCCGTCTGCCGTCCTTCAGCCTCCAGTTCCAGGAAGCGAACACGAGTTCCGGTGCCGCCATGGAAAACGGAAGTAGGTACAGCAAACATTTTGCCAATGCCGTGACCCGTCCTCAACTGACAGTTCAGGGACTCTCAACAACAGATGACCGACTTGTACAGTGGATGGTCAGTCAGCAGAGGAGGGACTCCGAACGGCGGTAAAGTGAGGGACTCCGAACGACAGTAAAGTGGAGGTAAGAAATGTTAATGATGCACGATAAAACAAGTCAAGAACTCAACAAAGTCATATACAGGCGGGGGAGTTTCATACAAAACAATCTCTTTGCGTCAATTGGAGATATTGAATATCTTTCACAAATGAATCGGTTACAACTATCACTTGTTTGAATacttgaatattttattatagcATCAATGATTCCATGGATACTTATGtaagtttattttatttcaggaTAAGGAGGAAAACATGTAGACAATCATGGGGTCATGTTATGGACGATGAAGCATTTTGCAGTATCAGTGAAGAACAGGAAAAATATCCATATATTGAAGCGCATATACAAGTCAAATACAGGGGGGAAAATGTCTGATATCttggatacatacatgtatatgtatgtactcATGTGGTCATTATTTACATACTGCAACGTCCAGTGCATACACTTTAGAAAGCATGGCATAATCTAATTTAGTCTTTTCCGAAGACTGTCAATTATGTGGCTAGATTCATCAGAGACGATGATCAAATTAGTAGCGTTAATTAATACTTGTGTCGTATTTGTTATCTTGAATTAACGAATAATTATTAGTACCTATGGTAGCTCATTTGACCATTCTGTGTAATGTACATACACGTGTAATGAATTGTCAATCTGCATTCGGTGGGCTTCGTTCGTTTAAACCCATtttgtttgaatgttttaaaagatatcaataaaattgtcttaaacaaaacaaaaagagtTATGGTTATTCGTCAATCTTTTTTCTCAATTCATCTTTCACCTCTTATTTCTGTTATCAGacgtaaaataaacaaaccttttacaaaaatattgaaataaaacaaatacacatcaaaatatatacagttaaaCACTAAAATAACCAATTTTCATATCCCTGTGACTAGAGTAACTAATTCTCAGGTCCCTGTGACTGTTTTTTCTGAACCCGAAGCCAACAAGACCATTGTCACATAGTGACTGAAACTCTAGTAGAAACACTTCAAATACCAATTTACCTGCAGCGCTTCTCTTGTTTGCTCGGATTCAAATGTCAGCAATTGTCTCTCCTTGCttgacttatttttttttaaataaattaaaagttcAAATTTCTGTAGATTCTGGAACGATCGATCTTTTTTGGTCACAAATGAGTACAGGAAGCTCGGGAGCCGGGATACAGTTCACGGTGATATATGATTAAAACGATGAGATATTCACGTGAGATTTAAATTGGAATGATTAAGTTTCATTCAAATAGAACTGGCACAAATCTAGGACAATAAAAACTCAGTCAGCTATCAGGGTTGAAGATGCTCTAGCGCCGACAGAGCATGGCGATACTCAACTTTTAACAGTAATCGATGTTCAATCATGTGTACAtctgtgtctaattaacacaaaaatacatatctaataatatcttttgtgttggtgcatgcgcaataagTACTTCGTTCCATATAGGGCTTAGTGTCATTTTTTTTCCTGGTGAAacttattatttctaatatttttattttgaagtaaaattaaaaacgCAGTCTTTCCATTAATGATAATGCATTAGTGTCAAATAGTGTAGAAACATACTTATTCATCTGTTACTATTTTAAATAGAGAAAAAACACCACttgtaaaacaatttaaatatgAACTGCAAAAAGGAATAAGTTATGCTGTGTTTAAGATGAAGCTTTATATTCATCCGAGAGCCTATCTTAGCGTGTGATCATGACGGAATTCTAAAGTAATGAGTTAACAGACAACAAAAACGTAGTTATTTAAGATTCTTTCGTATACTGACGAAAACTTTTTATAAAGTCTGAGATAAtcttatgaaaataatttaccCACAGTACAAAGGGTAGCCCACATCATTCTTGTCTCGGCCAAAAGGTCGTGTGCGTAAGCGTCTTTTTCAGTAATTCTTAGGTGTGCGCTAAGGTGACGTCATGTGGTCCTCTCTTTTTGACGTTTTCAAAAGGAGATATATACTGTTTTGTTTACAAGAAAGAATCTTAcacttttaaaaatcaatttgaaaattgaGGTTTTCTGAGCAAGCATTcgtttttattatgtttttttttctcatttttttgtttgtttgtttgattcttGTTTTTTGCTGCTTGTTTCTTTTAGAACAgtgatatttatttcaaatcgttcacataaacataaatttattgtaatgACGCTTAAATATAACGCAATTACAAAATCTGGTTATATGTATTACGATTTTAATTTCATCGAATTCTTTATGCAGAACAAAGGAATACTGAAACATCCAAAAATCCAAAAAAACTATACAGTCATTCACAGTTCGCAACATattgcacacatgggaggccgttttTAAATTACCCTGACTATTAATAGTACGTTACACCCAATAAACAGAATCAATCCAACTTccggaaataaaatgtcttcaAATATTACACCACGCCATCGTAAGAAATTTTGATATACGGGTTGTACACAAATTCATTACTaagacaaaaatatacattgtctATCACTTAAAAACCTTCGCAAACGGTATGCTTCTATTTACCCCGGTATACAAAGCGAAGTGGAGCGTACAGCTAAATGCTTGTTGTGGATGATTTAAGAAACAAATTGGCGCCATTTTATGAGATCGCCTACCGTAACTGATGCGGGTAGCAAAAAAAATTACGGATTTGGTCAATTTTGAACCTGGATGATTTGATTAGTTGCATTTGAAGTGCATGTGTACTCTTGTTACAGAAAGCGTGTCATTTGAGAACAGACCACCATTAGGTGAGTTTTATTGGGTTTTTTAtctgttgtatttattttcatttaagcTATTTTCggaaatgaatttaaaattagTATTAGATACGAGCATTGTATGTATGCAATTGAtcgttttattttcttttaagttTAAATTAGGTATTCGGCATTTTTGTTACTTATTCTTGTTGATTTGTTTGCTGTTCGGAGAGTAAAAGTTTTATATCACATTTCCTCTCGGTCTGTAGGCCGCACATAAACGATTTCTGTGGTCGTAATTTCTTTGTTCTCAAAGTTTAGACATTGGTTAACACTGGTCATCTTTTTCTCTTGTTGAATTTTGAGTTGATCTAGGAACAACATGTCCTGTTATTCTGATCAAAACCGTCTGGACTTGAATATTGCTAGAAAGGAAGAATAGAAGCCATGAACAGTAAAAAATGTCATTGGATTGCAGGTCTGAAAGACGACTATTGTTGGCGTTGATCATTAGTACGTGTTTTTATCAAATACTGCTCTTATAAAGACCATGATATGTCACAATAACGTCACAGAAGAAAACCATCGCAAAAGTAAACGCTTAATTTAGAACTCTGAATCTTCGGCAAAGGAGCAAGTCTTCAGCTCAGAACCGTCGGAAACGCAAAGTCTACAAAAGGGCAAAGTACTCAAAGCACACCCAGAAAAGTTCGCAAAAGAAAATAACACGCTTAAACTTGTAACTTTCATTGAAGAGACTTCAGCTGAATTCAGAAGTTAGACCTTCTTTTAAGGAACAAACACATATCTCAGAACTCAGAACACACAAAAAAAGTTAAATGAATCAAcacttgaataaaaaaaaactaataatttaCACAACGGGGAAAATATATtagtatataaaatgtaactcTTAAGGCCAAGAAGCAAACGCTTGAATTTTAGACCTTCACAAAGGGacaatgataattaattttgtaaCCAAAAGGACAGCGTCACGGAAGAGTAGAGAAAGTTAACATTTTCAGAAACTTTCAACTGAAAATATACCAAAGTCAAATTGTGACTATTCGCCTGAAGCTCATAAAGACATTCTGTGAATTGATCGTCATTCTAAAAATTAACATAATCATACTGCGAGCACGCGGCTCTGCCATTTAACTATTATGTATATCGTTGTCGGTCTATATTAGTCTAGTTTGCATGTCCATTTACTATCTAAATGATTGGAAATCGGTCCCATTGTCAGTAAGCTAAAACTGGAAATAAGTATTCAAGTCTGGGAGGTCAGCGATAGTCCGCCGGAAGCTTAGCATTTGATGCCGTAAAGACCATAAAAGATCCGCGTGGGATGTTTGTTAAATGGTATTATCTACACGAATATTGGTTTGTATTGACAAACAAGAgaaatttacattttgacatgtGTCCGGTCGATGTACGTTAATTCCGTTGACCACTGGTCGCTATATATAATGTCCAGTTGCCGTGTGTTAAGTTAACGGGGGATTGACATCTATCGACTATAGGCATAAAACTAGTCCTATTAATGGTAACAGACCTATTTAAATGTTCTTACAATGAAATGAATATTCACATGTATGAATTTGGAAACAGACCTATGTTTCATAAAAATGTACCTCTTTTCACATTTATTATTAacagaaagatttttttaaatgaaacatgCTCCTTTTTAAACATCAcaatatattcaatatacatTGAACAAACTCTCCTAAGTAGAGTAACCCACGTTCAAGAGATCGCATATCAGAtaagttgaaattaaaaaaaaaattctcataAGATGACTGCAAGCTCATTTGCGCCTCATTTTTATTTTccgcaatatttttttttttttctgtgaacTTTGCTTTAATACCTTTATCAAGTGATCTGAAGTTAGAgtaattgaattatttatatgtttttctGAACCATTTAAACTCCTGATCGATATAAAATGGTTGATTAATTTGTTAATAAATGTCTTCCTAACCTATTTGATTTGTTCGCGTTCGGTGTAATGTTAAGGTGTTTTGTTCGGTGTCCCtgacagtatgcttcagtgtgatagcactataaaaacggTAAGAATTCcactatcacaagaagacacaacacgaacatactgcagtctcccaatacaCACCTGCGACATATTGCATTTAGGTCTGGTTATCCTTCAATGACTCTAGCTGTTTGAAAGGGCGTTACGTCTGATTAGCAACTATCATCACTTACATGTAATGATTATATCGAAACTATGAAAAATGtaccatatatatcaattattgacCTTTGTTAACCAAAGTGGTAcgattattattttaaattctacaagggcgatttattgtattatttttacaatataacaccatatgaaccgaagcaaaggtccttaatttttatataaatatgtaatttctTCAAATAAGGCGTTGGTTAAAGAACGGCACTCTGAAGAATGCATTGTTTGTTCAATGAAGGCCACAAAGAAAGATTAactcggtgtttctaaaaatggaaaacCCGAGTTAATATGGTATCTATTGAACGTCACGTGGTCgtgtattagccaatgaaaataattgaaaatgagAGCATGtccttgtacaatgtacattgtatatattagcTCACAACTACTACCGCACATAAATACATGCCAACTAAAACTTCTACACCTGGTCacataaaatgtttcaatattcAAAAACCTCTCCCATGCAATGCATTATCTGACAGTTTCACGTGCAGCATATCTGACAGTTTCACGTGCAGTAACACGTGCTGAAATATCTAAAAAGAATCCCTCGACACTTAATAATATATGATGATGACGTCATGACTAAACCCTACAACATTTAACTCATAAAGCAATGTTGTTGTCGACAGTAAACTCACTTCAATGCTTCGTGTAGGAAATCCAATATTACTATAGCCTGATTTGCAATCACCTGTGGATGGacggttgccatggtaacataaAGCCACAGGTAAAATGTGTCCATTTCATCAGTACAGCAAGAGCATGTATCGTACACGACAATCTGATACAACCAagttgttttattattgttttggcTGCTGAAAGAAAATATTCTCAGTATTTGAATGTGTTTTCCAATCACCGTGTTAAgtaatgtaaaatttaaaataccTTGATAGGCTCTCCTAGGTATAACACAAACCATCATATACcggaattgttttttttttattttggtgaGCTAAAATTTTCGCAAATTGTCACATTCAAACGGTATAGCCCAGCGATGGTTCAGTGATTGATCAAATGTTCATTACAAATAGGTTTCGTGCCCCAATCTCTTTAATGACGCAAAAGAATCTATCAAAATTAAGATACGTGTATATCGacatatatttagatatttgtttatatttatacattgtttgGATCCATCTTGGTATCGATGACGTCATACTAACGTGAATTACCGGTAAGTGACGGACTAGCCGCAAGTCGTGAGGTTCTTTGATAGGTTAATTAGCCAGACAGATGACGCGACAAACAGCCGTTATTTGCAGCGGTTGCCAGGCACGCTCACGTTTATTGATTATATACACGTATAACACGAGGTAAAACGATAATACctagataaaatatttgtttttcttcaagTTAATGAGTTGGCCAAATATCTACAGTAATCAACGTATAAAATGCACTTGAAATCAATAAGGAACCAGTACATTCATATGTTGTATCTTGAAATGAGACACACGGAATAAGAGTCAATATTTAATTGCTGTCATTTCTATGTtttaaaatggtatttttccattttttttattatttttttttataattatactttCTCTCAAACTATTTATAATAAAGGAAATATATGCGCTTTTCAATCTCGTGCACCAAACATTATTCCGATTAATCGTCAATTATGCAGGCATAGAAAATGAGACTTGCAAAATAAGGTAGTTTAAAAGTAAAACGCCAAAAATGAAATCTATGAGTGTTGCGATGATCCAAATTTTTCCCGACTCTTCCGGTGACACATGCTTCACAAGAGCAGGCGTCTTCGACATCAACGTGAAGTGATTGTCTGCATATATGATAGTTTGAACGAAAAGCAATCCTTataaatttgtatttacatCCCTGTTCTGGTTTCAGACAGAATAAGGATGGTAACGGTCGCTGTGGTTGCTCGGCCAAATTGACTGCTTATCCGCCAATGTTTCTGCAAAAAGACTAAGTAATTTGGAGGAGAACAGGtttagatgtaaatatataaatcttaGGTCAAATCTTGTCCTGGGTTTATACTGGAATCGCATGTTCAATTTAAAAGACACAAAAGACGCCGTACTACACAtctaaaacaacaattttagcCGAACTCGTTAGGTCCATCGTAATAAATTCCATAAAGTTGCATTCctaaatatgtacattttttgtatttctcaatttctcttttaaaaatcaatctTTAACACAGTAAAAAACGTCCTTTGGTATAACAAGAGTCCCAATAGCCTTGATGGTCATCTTAGCAATAGTCGTATAGGATATTGATTAGATAGGGTGTCatatggtagccatcttcgattcgggatcaaccagagatgtaataacactttgatcatttcaggcaagtttcagccaaattggaCAGGTAGagcttgagaagaagttcaaaatgtgttttcgaGTTGGCGACTCTGACGGCCATCtaggatttcggatcgacccgaaaaataaaaataaaatcatttgattGGGACTGTatcaagatcatttcatgcaggtttcagccaaatcgcactgttAGAACTTcagaaaaagtttaaaatgtgttttcaagatgacggctgtggcggccatctcgaatttcggattgacccgaaaaatagcaACACCTCGTCGGGACCATTTCAAGATCAACTcttgtaagtttcagctaaatcgcactggtagttcaaaatgtgaaaagttttcTCATGGCGAACGGCGCGCGTAGACGGACAAAGCATGATGACttaaaggtcatcctgacccttcaggtcagataaCCTAAAAATTGAATGTGCAATCACTGCGGCAGAGGGTGTTCGAACGCTCTAGTAATGAACATCATTTAACTTTTCAGACAACCTTGTTACCATTGGTTCGTACATATTTAAATATGTAGGAAGTTAAAGCAAATTTGACTTTTGTCTGACCAAAAGATTATAAAAGACACTGTGTTCAGATTGAAAGAATTTGCAATGTTCTTGGTGTCTCTtctaaaatctttatataaattaaattcatATGATCTTGGAAcgaattcattgaaaattttgttgATTTGAAATCATCTTGACAGTTGCATCTATTCCTCACAAATTGCAAGATTTGCTCTCGTTTTATATTGatgtcattttaaatttttaactaTAGATTCTCGTTTCAAAGGAAAAagcaatatatatcatataaaatcaataattctTTGAAATGTCTGTGTCATGTCATAAGTATATCAATTatcatgaaaatgtgaaaattcaTGACTATGTGAAATATCATGCATCTGTGAAATGTCAGAAATCTTTGAAATGTCACAAATCTGTGCCATGTCATGAATATGTGAAATGTCAGAAATCTGCTACATGCCTGGAATCTGTGACACGCAATGATTCGACCAACATAGGATTCCGAGGCAGAATGGTACTTATAAAGTAAAGTATCTCTTGTTCCTGGAAAATGTACTCGTTAATCCAGGCGTTCGACAGAAGATAATTAACAGTGAGAGAGATGTGCGTGGGAGAGCGGAATAATCCATGGCGGATTATAATAAGGACATGAATATGGAAGATAGTCAATGTTTTCAATATGAGCCTGATCCAAGGGCTGCAAACCTGCACTTGGTGACCTTTATGACCGATTTCAAAGCAGCTCCACTTTAAATACTAGTACTGTTTCCGATCtccaacataaatataaaatatgcatATTACAGTAAGAATATCAACATCGATGGGTTTTTTTCTTGCTTTTTACTGTCTTTTGACAATTgctctgggttttttttctatgaataatataatgtaagttaTGTGTTGTCCGAATTTCAGCAGTAGGAGAATTTTTATAGTGTATCTGCAAAGACTATATTTTAGTTTTTGCGTCTGGGAAGTGATATACATCAGTAGTTAAGATTATGAAATCTATGGAAAATAGAACTGAAACTCTAAAAcgtctgaaaaaaaataacatgtcataGGCGTTTTGGGCAATCCGTGTATTAGGCGAGAGTTGCGAGTTTGAATCAAATGTTGGGCAATTGTCACttggtactggccgctggtcggtgggtTTACTTAAGGTTCTATGACTTCCCCTACCTTAAATTACCCTAGCGGTCTATAGGAATTTAAATTAAGCAAGTCAGAACACTATGCGACATTCAGTAGAAGCGAAGCCCTGAATTGAGAATCAC of Argopecten irradians isolate NY chromosome 7, Ai_NY, whole genome shotgun sequence contains these proteins:
- the LOC138326954 gene encoding uncharacterized protein, which produces MGCKFTKVRNPRSRDEDEKMSEIISKSSSFTDSKKDLECHISPATRDIVEKCHQALSAATLTDDDVISLTMYPPTSMDEYSDVQSMDLESEMDTLYHREDSDDLRQDGLGSECSSITGKGRGSITLSSKMYNFFRGGMRSKQNSQDEASRDIDTATGYEDDVSSSGWERSPTPTRQDMKKNILQRTNSRLCDLSQMVASKRGIREYEALALIHDIMDKSETSDLDIEDDGRSSSSSSSSEDSICPPQRNFRVLARPNAARGTRTIANATQDLADMANRIVEFEAEVENLIDKHAVATRDYRNRQLRPLGARGPRLPSFSLQFQEANTSSGAAMENGSRYSKHFANAVTRPQLTVQGLSTTDDRLVQWMVSQQRRDSERR